Part of the Quercus robur chromosome 5, dhQueRobu3.1, whole genome shotgun sequence genome, TTATTTCCGTTGTGTACTCTCAGATTTCAAAAATTTGTCGAAGCTAAGCAAGTTGAAGCACCTAGACCTCCGTGGCAATCATTTCGACGAAGGGATTTTAAGATCTTTGGGTGCACTGTCAGCGCTTACATCCTTGAAATTGGATAATAATGAAATGGAGGGCCCCCTTTATGACCAAGGTAATGCAAGGTTCTTTTGGTTCTTACacccaaaataaagaattaataaacaaataatatatatgaaaagagtgGTTGATGGAGAGTGGGACTACTAAAACGTTACTCAAAAGTTGTTTggtcttccaaaaataaacacGTGAGGACTTCGTTATTTGGACAGAAGTTGACTGCTGCCCTGCTTTTcgatatatatattatttaacgTTACAATAAATAATGCTCTGCTTCTTCTAAATTTGTTGTATTCATATTGCTGCATATCTTGCTAGTCTAAGAAGCTTGGAGGTCCTCAATTTAGCTGACAATTATTTCAATGGTTCTTTGCCAAAATGTaatggatttttctttgttctctttTACTTCTTGTCCTCTCTCCCTCCTAAATTCTATGGTTGAATTAGCTTTGGGTGCATGTCTATATAATGGTCATGTTCAAATTACACtacttaataattttgtatttgatgaggatttttttttttttttgaaaaatccacACTTTGAATACATTAtttaatatctctctctctctctctctctctctctaagaaaaGGGTTGTTGATGGGAGAGTGGGACTACTAAAACATTACTCTAAGTTGTTTGGTCTCCCAAaccactacatgataatctagaaatcgaTCTTGTTTTCATGGAAcatatttgttttaaaatcTAAAGCATGCTTGTCTTTGCttcttaaatataaaattaaatcatcaattgtatctattggcaaacaaatcacaagaggtatccaattttaaaatcaagaaataataaaccaaacattcaatcaattaagataaatcctaaatcatgagaaaaacatgattgaactcatattgAGAATCCTATCTTAGTCAATTAATATGAAGTAAGAATAGtttaatcattaaagaacaatcattatgggaaaaatcaaatctcaaAATAAATACCGATAATCCTTAAGAAAGTTTAATCCAAAccttaattgaaaatttagctactcatggtaattgaaaaaaaaaaaaatactaaacattaaactcaacaaatataataaaatagagaaagaaatagttACTATACATGGAAGAAAGCCACAAAGGCAGCCACCATTGCGGCTCCCCTGCCTCTCTatccttctcttcttttttcttcttaccCACAAACTGACATAAAGCCTTCATATAAGAGAACACACTACTAATACAAGTTGCACAAGGAGTAAACCCCCCTCCCcgacccccaaaaaaagaaggaaatttgGAATGGGAAATTCGTCAAATTTTCATGCCCATGTTGCAAAGGTGTAGCCCTTTGAGTTAAATTTCCTATCCAACTTGAATCATTGCAATCCAATATCTGAACTGAGAGTTATACTCAAAATACTGAGACCTATGCAGaaagattctgattttggattttgacatttttttttctccaattgGCTTCTTTTCTTAATCGGTTAAAATTCTCCACATCTTGTAGGTCTTTGAGTTTGAGTTGGGTTCAGCCCACTTGAGTTAGAGTCTATCCTTATGCCTTAAATAAAGTCCATTAGCATGTAAATTCTCAGTTACTAATAAAACATAGATAACTCAAAATTTGTCACTAATcatcataaaaataaagataaagatacGAATATAAGAGtactttattatatttatttcatatatattgAAACACAGAACACAACATATATGTTGGTTTAATTGTGGGCTACTAaatatcttattattattctctttacttcttcttcttctcctctctttctcctaAATTATGGTTGAATTAGCTTTGGGTACATGTCTATATAATGGTCATGTTCAAATTACACTACTTAATGACCAAGGTAATGCAAGGTTCTTTTGGTTCCTACACTCAAaataaagaattaataaacaaataaaatcttgtCTGGATAATGTTTATTAAGATCTAATCTAGCTTGTAagtgcaaagaaaataaaagaataaatttggaaatatatatatatatatatatatatatatataaagaaaagagtGGTTGATGCGAGAGTGGGACTACTAAAACGTTACTCAAAGTTGTTTggtcttccaaaaataaacacATAAGGATTTGGGAAGAAGTTGACTACTGCCTTGCTTTTCAATATATAActgtatatattatttaacGTTGCAATACATGATGCTCTGTTTCTTCTAAATATGTTATATTCATATTGCTGCAAATTTTGCTAGTCTAAGAAGCTTGGAGGTCCTCAATTTAGGAGGCAATAATTTCAATGGTTCCTTGCCAAAATGTAAtggatttttctttattctctttacttcttcttcttcttctctctctctctttcccctAAAGTCTATGGTTGAATTAGCTTTGGGTGCATGTCTATATAATGGTCATGTTCAAATTACtctatttaataattttgtatttgatgagtttttttttttttaacaaatcctCACTTTGAAtacattatttaatatatatacagtTCATagtttagaaatatatattaagataatcaataattaaaaaaatattataccagagccttgtagctcaattgattGGTAGCTCCTAATATGTCTGACATCTAGAGTTCCAAACCTCCCTCCCCTCCTTGCTTttcaatatataattatatatattattcaacGTTGCAATATATAATGCTCTGTTGCTTCTAAATATGTTGTATTCATATTGCTACAGATCTTGCTAATCTAAGAAGCTTGGAGGTCCTTAATTTAGGAGGCAATAATTTCAATGGTTCCTTGCCAAAATGTAAGggatttttctttattctctttgcttcttcttcttctcctctctctctctctcccctaaACTCTATGGTTGAATTAGCTTTGGGTGCATGTCTATATAATGGTCATGTTCAAATTGCACtacttaataattttgtattttatgagtttttttttggataaatccACACTTTGaatacattattttatatatatatatatatatatagttcataatttagaaatatatattatgataatcaataattaaaaattttttatgccagagccttgtagctcaatcgATTGGTACCTCTTGATATGTCTATAGCATTTGGGGTTCCAAACCTCCCTCCCCTATTATAATTACAGAGTAATCAAAAATTATTTCATCAATTATTgatattgaaatataaaataataataaaatcatgcATAGAACATGCCTTTAATGATcacaaggaaaataaaattctaCTGGCATATATTTGGTGTATGTGTTAAGATTGTACATTTTAgtgagatttttaaaatattaatctaatTAAGTGTTATAAAATTGTGTAATACATATAACAAAGAGTAATATTAGATGTAATTCTCACATACATAATTTGAGCAGTGATTTTTCCACACCacaaatgattttctttttctatagaGATTGGGCAGCTTTGGGTAGGTTGGAGCTTTTAGATCTTAGTAACAATCACTTCACTGGAATTGTTCCTCCTTCCATAGGAGTATTGTTTTCTCTCAAATCTTTATCTTAATTTGAGCTGAAGAGATCTTAGTAACAATCTTTTTCTACAGGTTTATGTGGACTCAAAAGACTTGAAGAGTTAGATCTTAGTGAGAATTCTTTTGAAGGGACCCTTCCATCTTGCCTATACAATTTGACATCTCTTCAACAGTTAGATCTCTATGGGAATCAGTTCCGAGGAAACATTTCATCTTGGATAGTTGACCTTACATCCCTTAAGTATATTGATCTCAATTATAACCTTTTTGAGGGTTTATCATTCAGCTTATTTGCTAATCATTCCAAGCTTGAGTCATTTCAATTTAGTTGTTATAACGAGAAGGTTGATATAGAAACAGAAAATTCAGACTGGGTACCCTTATTTCAGTTGGAGTCTTTAGTGATATCTAACTGTTCTCTGAATAAGCTATCCCATCAACTTCCGACATTTCTCTTTCACCAGCATAGCTTGAGAGAACTTGATCTTTCACACAATGGGTTGAAAGGACCGTTTCCTGATTGGTTGTTTAGAAACAATACTAGGCTAGAATCTGCCATTCTTGACCATAACTCTTTCACCGGTCATTTTCATTTGCCGCTCTGTCTTAACTCTACTTATGTGATAGATGTGTCAAACAATCAGCTCAATGGAAAGCTTCAACGAAATATTGGGGAGATCCTACCAAATATTCAGTACCTACAGTTATTCAATAATTCTTTCACAGGTTCTCTCCCATCCTCATTTGGTAATATGAGTCTCTTGGACACACTCGACGTGTCCCTTAACAACTTCTCCGGAGAAGTACCAAAGGACTTATTTGTCGGTTGCTCCAGCCTGTCGATCTTGGTGTTATCCAATAATTATTTTGACGGCCATTTAGATTGGGTACCTTTATTTAACTTATCTGGgctatatattttaaacataaatCATAATCAGTTCTCCGGAGCTATTCCAAATGAATTACCCAATTTCGTGGATTTTTCTATCTTGGATGTTAGCAACAACAAAATGTCGGGTAGGATTCCTACTTGGATATGCAATTCAACATATTATGGTGGTATTCTCatgcaaaataataattttgaaggTCAAATTCCATGTGAAACAATTACATCTGAGTTTTTGGACCTTTCTCATAACCTCCTTGATGGATCTTTACCTTTGTGGTCAAGCACTCGGTTAAAACATTTACATTTGGAAGAGAACAACTTTTCAGGATCAATACCAGAACCATTTCTCAATATGTCGGAGCTTTGGACATTGGATATCAGCGATAATAAATTGTCAGGCAGCATTCCCAGTGCCATCAGTAAAACTTCCAACTTAAGAATTTTGTTGCTGGGAGGAAATCATTTGAGTGGCAATATTTCAACACAGTTATGTCAACTGACCAATATAACTTTAATGGATCTTTCAAGAAACTTATTTTTCGGGACAATACCTCATTGTTTTGGACACACACTGTCTTTTGGTATTTTTGAAGCACGATATTCGCAACGGGCATTTGGTATTTTCTTCAATGGTAGTCGCGATCCTGCGCCTTACGTAGCTGTTGAAATTAACTTTGTTACCAAATATAGGCTTAGCTCTTACAAGGGTGACATTCTTATGTACATGTCAGGTTTGGATTTATCCTGTAACAATCTGACAGGTGAAATCCCACTTGAACTTGGACAGCTACAAAGAATTCATGCACTAAACTTGTCTCACAATCAATTGACAGGTTCCATTCCAAAATCTTTCTCAGACTTGACTAATGTAGAGAGCTTGGATCTTTCTCACAATAGATTGAGTGGAGAAATTCCTCCACAATTGATTGAGCTTACCTTTTTGGAGGTGTTCAGTGTTGCTTATAACAACTTATCAGGTAGGACCCCAGATATGAAAGCCCAATTTGGAACTTTTGATGCAAGCAGCTATGATGGAAATCCATTTCTTTGTGGACTGCCATTGGAGAAAAATTGCACCGGGAGAGATGATTCTCCAACGCCAATGCATTCCTCAGATGTAAGTGATGAGAGATGGTACAAAGTTGATCAAACGGTGTTCTTCACTAGCTTTTCAGTCACTTACATCATGTTTTGCCTAGGAGTAATTACTGTTCTTTATATCAACACTCATTGGCGACTGTGGTACTACAATTTGGCTGAGGATTGCATGTATTCTTGTTATTTTTCTATTGCAATTTCTCTACGTAAGTTATCAGCCTATTTGTATAATTAGCTAAGGTTACTTCCTCAATATCTGGGAACTTTTATTGTAACGAATTTTATATCTATGTTGATGAATGATGGACTAAGAGCTTAAGAAGCAGAATCAATTGCACTGTTAAATTACTCTCTATAGAATTCATAATTGCCTAAACAGATTCTATTACAATTTTGTTACGGTCTAACAGCTATAAGTGAAAAGGCATTGTTTAACTTCATTAATACAATTATAAAATGTTGTCACATGCATCGTGAACTTTAACAGGTATATGTGAAACCATGCATGTTGTGTACATCAAGTGTCACGATATCATTTTGTTGTTTGACCATAGACCAATGGTCACTACTCACTGGCTGTGGAACAGTGCCATTTCTACGTAAATATTACGGTACATTCTAGTGCATTGTTGATGCGGATGATCACACTAGATATTACTATCATAGTTCTTTTAAGTACTTTTAAGTTAATTAAGGGTCAGTTTGGGAACaacatttttaactttttgctaaatagttcaAGCAGTTTATTTGTCATTGATCAATACACATGTTACGTTCCACAGGTTGATAGCTCATTTTAGCATTTGTGAACCTCTTTAACTAATCTtcttagtaaattaattaaacTCTTTGGGCTGTCTCTTAGATTATGTGTAGGAATCATTTATGGTCCggttggattgagggggagagagggaaaataGAGTAAAGCATagtaaatttgatttaaaattaatctattttcAGCCTACACTAaactactctactcccctccactctctctccttttccCCTCAATTTAAACGGGCCCatagtgtatgtttggatagcACGTTTAAGTGCtgcgtcttttttttttttttttttccagtcgCAACTGTTGACCGGTCttttgtgaacagtgcataaatgcactgtttacgggtctcacaaactccactttttatcaactttttcattaaaaataggtcccacggtactatttacacatttaaaaattattttgctacagtgttttcagttttcagtttcagcaaaataagttctatccaaacagacccttagtctACACCCTTATATATACTATGCTGAAAACTAATTCAAACCACTTGTAACTCTTGCTTGATCACAAGAAATTCCGGCTTCATGGCAAAATACATGAAATATGCCCCTACTAATTCCGTAGTGCTCCTCCTTAGTCACCCTTCCCGTTTGTGTATGAAGCGTGAGTTCATTtatcaacttttaaaaaatcatttttaaggtaagcaagaaatttttattcagtttctcaaccaaaataataataataataattcaacaACACCAACCGTGTCTGACAGGACACTAATACAGTCACCGCACTCCTAGGAATAAACAATAACAGTCTAATACTACAAAAGCATTATAAATTACAACAAAGTTTTTAAATAGAACGTTatatttaaagtaaaatatGCACAGATttcttattattgttatttatttatttttttttttaaaagtgtaaATTACACTCTAAAGTTTGaggatttttgaattttacatccttaaatttcagaatttagattttacctctTGAAGTTACATTCTATTTGCATTAGTAGCTCGTTTGTCCATATTTTAAGTTAAGTGACGCATAAATTGGCTGGTCATGCAAGTTTAATCCATCCAATAAAATAATGGCATGTGACATAATGAAAACTGAGGTGGTATTATTTTGTTGGATGAGCTAAACACATGTGGCAAGTTTATGTGACAATTAATAACATAAAGTATGGATAGAATGGCTACTAATGCAACGTAATCTCaggaggtaaaatccaaattccaaatcttcaAGTGTAAATTTTGAAGAACCCAAATTTTAGAGGTGTAGTTTGCACTATagtcatttttttcccctttactTCTCAATCATTTTTGTTGAGATGCAGTTCTTGTTCATTGAGTTATTAGTTGAGAGTTAAAATTGCAATGTGGAGTACGCTAAACAGCATGTCTCCATCGAAGTTTAAATTACACTAGCTCATGTGAATGTGGAAATTTAGAGATTCTCTTAGTTACCTAATGCACTCTCTTTACTCCATAGGATTATTGATTTCAACATCGTACTGCAAAAGATATAAAGAGTCTAATCAAAATATGAATGTGGATCGGTGTGCTTCAACGATCACCTCAATGTGGAAATTTAAGGCATCCATTGACTAACCCATATTATTTAGGACGTTTCTACcaagttgaagaaaaataaaaaaaaggatgtaAGCCTACGCGGTCTTTGTTGTTTTCAGGAATCGGAGTCCCTAATTTGAAAGTATATTTCCCAAGCAAAAGTTGCATAATTACGTTCTACTATATGCAAATAAGCAagtttctcaatatatatatatatatatatatatattatgcaaATAAGAAAAAGTTGCATAATTAGtcccatttttaatatatgctctttgaatttatattattaagtcaaCACCATGGTTATAAGGCCAGCCACCATCTCATTAGAGGGGATAAACCAAACTCGTATCTCACCCATCTCCACTATATATTGAATATAGTGATAATCAATGTGTTTGCCCATGTAAACATTTGCTCTAGTTTTTATTAACATGACAATAGACTTGTTGTCGCAAAACACACTAATCGTTCTGTTACGTATAACTAATTTTAAATTGTCGACAAAATCCATAATGTTCTAATTACCTGCTATATTGCACGATATGTATACTACATCCATCATATATTTCATACACAACTTTAGAAATGTATGTCCGCTTGTAGATTTTCAATCATCTATATCTCCTGTAAAATCTGCGATAATATATTCTAGTATTTCTAGATCACTTGAACCAAAACACAGTTTCTTTCCCTTAGTGCCTTGGAGATAACTAGCTATATCTGTTTAACTACCTACCAACGTGCTCAACGTGATTAGATTAATATCTATGTTAGAGTTgtatagttaaatgattaaatttaccatatataTCACAATAGTTTAAACTTGTGAAataatcagtaatttaacatggtattagagcaagAGATCCTGAGTTTGATTCTTATCTCTTTCACTCTACCTCCAATTTAAATTTTCACGTGCTAGACCTCACCTATTAAAAGGTAGTATTGGCCTATATGTGAGGGGAAAATCAGTTAAACAGTCTACTCACTGGTCTCATCACATGACAAGTATCTAGCATTGTCATAGTGTACATGAGGCTGCTTACAGCTTAGGCGCAGGGACATTTTTCATGAATCTCATCATCCTTAGTTCATTGGCTTATAGGAAATTTTTGAATTGTATTTTGTTTGGGTAGTGGTCCGGACCAAAtgaacacccccccccccctccccaatTCCGAATCGGTTCAAATTTTGACTACATTCCAACTGGAATTTCGTCAATCTGGACAAACATTGATTTCGAGCTGAAATTGTGAGTGGAAAAATCTAGAGTAAAGCGGTGGAACTAAATGGTGGGGCACGAAGGAAAGGGACTGAATCAAAAAAAGGATGAGTATAAATCAAAAATGAATCGATAAGAAGCAAGATGAGAATATTAGAGAGGggtaataaataataaaaatgaaaataaagtagaactgagatttgagaaagggaaaaaaatcaacatatacAAAGTAGAGCTATGTAAAGGATTTGACATTCATGTGGGAGggtgaaataaaaaaagagacagAAAATCTTAGAGattcaaacttttttacaaattgctgatgtggtgagtaattattggcgagtaaaaaagtgatgtacgTGGTGGGCTAGTTAAGAACCAATAAGAGCTTGCTACTTCAACCGTTTGTAAAAATTGTACATTAtagcagtaaaaaaaaaaaaaaaatgttacgttCATAAAATTTTCACTACAAATCATAAGTGATAAGTGATAAGTTATTATTGACACTAATAAGTACCcaaaactaaaattattatttttcccacTAATAACAttaaagtaataatttttccaACTAATAACATTAAAGTGTTTtggatataacatttctcttaatATATtacttcttttgtttatttattttttccttgtaTAACACATCAGATCACTTTAGAAAGTGTTTTAGACAGTTTtacattattaattttattttatttttatgtaatcaattaaatttttttagctttttagcttaATAATGACACAGCAgatcatttttattgttattatagcAAAAATGTTTCTGCTAAGATATTCTGTTAATGTAGTCAGTCTAGAACGAAATTCAAAACGTTTCTTATAGACAAAAAGGCTCAGTGTCCTATTTGCTACACATTTAGGATTGGCGGAGGTTGCTGGGCAATCCCGCCGGGTCCAATGAGTCTATTAAGTTGGAACTGtcgagggcttgggaaccctcaGACAGTTAATGCCTTGAGAAAGGTTATTAGGTTAGAAGATCCCAATTTGGTGTTCTTGATGGAAACTAAGTCGAATGAAGAGTGGGTAAAAATTGTACGTAATCAGTGTGGTTTTAAAGACAGTTTTATTGTTCCTAGTGATGGGTTAAAAGGGGGGTTAGCTTTATTTTGGAAATCTGATATCAAAGTGGATGTGCTGGATTCTTCGCTCTCTTTTATTGATGCGTTGATTGAGGTGGGTGAAAGAATTGGGTGTTGGCATTTGTCAGGCTTCTATGGTCACCTTGAGACTGCACTAAGGATGGAATCATGGAGATTGCTTAACTTTTTAAGGGATAGCTCACAATTGCCGTGGCTAGTGattggagattttaatgaaattagatGTCAAGCAGAAAAGGAGGGAGGGGCATCTAGGTCGGTTCAGCAAATGGCCAGGTTTAATGCTTCTATTAACTATTGTAGGCTGAAGGAGGTTGGTTTTGTAGGTCCTAAATTCACATGGCTATATCAGAAACGGGATGGCATTCAAATTAGGGAGAGGTTGGATAGGGCCTTAGCTTCTATAGATTGGCATTCTCTTTTCCCTAATGCTAAGCTTCATCATAAGTCCTCTTCTGCTTCTGATCATAATCCTCTTCTGCTGCATGTATTCTCCAAGAAAAAACACCTGAAACACAAGAAAATTTTTCGATTTGAGTCTATGTGGTTGAAGGATGAGAGATGTGAGAATGTGGTGACAAAGGCATGGGAGGAAGGGTTGTGCATGGCCTCGGATTTTCCTATCTTATCTTGCATGGAGTCATGCAGAAACAAATTGGAGGCTTGGAATGGGCATGAGTATGGGCATGTGGGAAAGAAGATTGCTTGCTTACAAAAACGTCTAGAATGGCTGGAGATGCAAGATTCATCACCTACAGTTATAAAAGACTTACGAGACACTAGAGTGGAATTGAATTGTTGGTTTGATAAGGAGGATGCAATGTGGAAACAGAGAGCACGGCTAAACTGGTTTCGGGAGGGAGACCGAAATACCCGTTTCTTTCATGCAAAGGCTTCAGCAAGGTTTCAAAAGAACTTAATTGAAGGGGTGTTAGATGCCGAAGATGTGTGGCAGGTTGATCAAGGGGAGATTGAGAAGGTGTTTATTGACTACTACTCTGAATTGTTCACTTCCTCAGCACCATCAGAGTTCACTGAAATTATGGAGGCTGTTCAACCTAGAGTCACCCAATCAATGAATTCCATGCTGGTGAAGGAATTCCAGGCAGGTGAAGTGCACAAAGTCTTGAAGCAGATGTATCCTTTAAAAGTCCCAGGTTCGGATGGTATGCCCCctctttttttccaaaaattttgggcTACTGTAGGTGGAGTAGTGACTAAGACAGTATTGGATTTCCTAAATTCGGGCATTACCccgccaaaatttaatgaaaccCATATTGTTTTGGTCCCTAAAACTACCTCACCTAAAAGAGTAACGGAGTATAGACCAATTAATCtttgtaatgttatttacaAACTGGCATCTAAAACTCTTGCCAACAGACTTAAAAAAATCCTCCCATCTATTATCAGTGACACTCAAAGTGCTTTCGTGAATGGTAGACTGATTACTGATAATGTTCTAGTAGCTTTTGAGGCAATGCACCAGATTAATTTGAAGAAATCAAGGGTTAAAGGTGAGATGGCTCTCAAGCTAGACATGAGCAAAgcctatgatagggtggaatggGCATGTTTAGAGAAGATAATGGAGAAATTGGGGTTTCACTCAAGATGGAGAAGCTTGATGATGCAATGCATCTCTTCTGTCACTTATGCAATCCGTATCAATGGTAAACCTAGTGGCCATATTATTCCTTCCAGAGGTCTTCGCCAAGGTGATCCACTTTCcccatatttatttttgatttgtgcTGAAGGTCTTTCtgctttaattaaaaaagcTACAGCTGATGGCTTGTTGGAAGGTGTATCTGTGTGTAGGGGTGGCCTTTGTctatctcatttattttttgcagatgacagtCTAATCTTCTGCAAAGCCACTGTTGAAGAATGTGTAGCCCTCCAGAAAGTACTGAGTACGTATGAGCAAGCCTCTGGCCAACAGTTGAACCGTGTCAAAACTTCTCTGTTTTTCAGTCCTAACACCGCAAAGGAGATCCAGGAGGAGATAAAGGTGAGGTTTGGGGCTCAAGTGATTAGGCAGCATGAAAAGTATCTGGGCCTCCCATCATTGGTgggaagaaataaaaagaatactTTCAAGGAAGTCAAGACAAAATTGGCTAAGAAATTGGCTGGTTGGAAGGAAAAGCTATTGTCTAAATCTGGAAAGGAAGTTCTGATAAAAGCGGTGGCCCAAGCTATTCCGACGTACATTATGAGCTGCTTTAAAATTCCTGATTCCCTTTGTGATGAGATGACGAGTATCATtaggaatttttggtgggggcaatGTAAGGAGGAACGGAAAATGGCATGGATCAGTTGGGAGAAACTTTGTGCCCCAAAGGCTTGTGGGGGTATGGGATTTAAGCAACTGAAGCAATTTAATTTGGCCATGTTGGCAAAACAAGGTTGGCGGCTCCAGACTGGGAATGATTCCTTATTGTATAAGGTATTTAAGGCCAAATATTTTCCGAGGTGTGAGTTTGTTGATGCAACTCTTGGAAAAAAATCCTTCATTTGCTTGGAGGAGTATTTTGGCAGCTCAAGCGATTATCCGGAATGGTAAAAGGTGGCAAGTGGGGAATGGGCATAGTATCATGATTTGGAAGGATAAATGGGTGCCTTCTCCCTCAAATTATAAGGTAGTATCTCCAATCTCAAACCTACCTGAGGACTCTCGAGTTGCAGCCCTTATAGACGAAGAAAAGGGTGCATGGAAAAATGAGGTGGTGCGGCAAACTTTCCTTCCTCATGAAGCTGATTTAATTTGTAGCATAGCTCTAAGTGTGAATCTGCCAGCGGATAAGCAGGCCTGGGCTTTAACGCACAATGGAATCTTTAGTGTC contains:
- the LOC126727576 gene encoding receptor-like protein 9b isoform X5, with the translated sequence MGRSLVKWLLWGLIVLVHLHGHRGCFEEERMGLLEIKEEFARSTPNATIRDYLSPSRRVYILPSWVDDYKSECCEWERVTCDSTTGHVTHLSLHNIWEFDTEGLYYYFIDTSELKDMVWFLNVSLFESLKELRSLNLSFNGIGGWIEHKVSESLLRLNKLESLDLDSNIFNQSIIQSLRLLTSLKSLNLSYNALEGSLPTKGSISLLRLKKLERLDLGSNGFKRSIIQSLRLLKSLKTLSLRYNNLEGSFPIEELSVFEDLEKLDLSNNELNGSLTIQDFKNLSKLSKLKHLDLRGNHFDEGILRSLGALSALTSLKLDNNEMEGPLYDQGNASLRSLEVLNLGGNNFNGSLPKYLANLRSLEVLNLGGNNFNGSLPKCLCGLKRLEELDLSENSFEGTLPSCLYNLTSLQQLDLYGNQFRGNISSWIVDLTSLKYIDLNYNLFEGLSFSLFANHSKLESFQFSCYNEKVDIETENSDWVPLFQLESLVISNCSLNKLSHQLPTFLFHQHSLRELDLSHNGLKGPFPDWLFRNNTRLESAILDHNSFTGHFHLPLCLNSTYVIDVSNNQLNGKLQRNIGEILPNIQYLQLFNNSFTGSLPSSFGNMSLLDTLDVSLNNFSGEVPKDLFVGCSSLSILVLSNNYFDGHLDWVPLFNLSGLYILNINHNQFSGAIPNELPNFVDFSILDVSNNKMSGRIPTWICNSTYYGGILMQNNNFEGQIPCETITSEFLDLSHNLLDGSLPLWSSTRLKHLHLEENNFSGSIPEPFLNMSELWTLDISDNKLSGSIPSAISKTSNLRILLLGGNHLSGNISTQLCQLTNITLMDLSRNLFFGTIPHCFGHTLSFGIFEARYSQRAFGIFFNGSRDPAPYVAVEINFVTKYRLSSYKGDILMYMSGLDLSCNNLTGEIPLELGQLQRIHALNLSHNQLTGSIPKSFSDLTNVESLDLSHNRLSGEIPPQLIELTFLEVFSVAYNNLSGRTPDMKAQFGTFDASSYDGNPFLCGLPLEKNCTGRDDSPTPMHSSDVSDERWYKVDQTVFFTSFSVTYIMFCLGVITVLYINTHWRLWYYNLAEDCMYSCYFSIAISLRKLSAYLYN
- the LOC126727576 gene encoding receptor-like protein 13 isoform X7 codes for the protein MGWSLWGLTVLVQLHGHKGCFEEERMGLLEIKKFVRSSPNVTNHLLPSWVDDHESECCEWERVTCNITTGHVTHLSLHNIRDFIEYDYYEKHNAWFLNVSLFETFKELRSLNLSSNYIVGWVENEGSISLLRLKKLERLDLGSNGFKRSIIQSLRLLKSLKTLSLRYNNLEGSFPIEELSVFEDLEKLDLSNNELNGSLTIQDFKNLSKLSKLKHLDLRGNHFDEGILRSLGALSALTSLKLDNNEMEGPLYDQGNASLRSLEVLNLGGNNFNGSLPKYLANLRSLEVLNLGGNNFNGSLPKCLCGLKRLEELDLSENSFEGTLPSCLYNLTSLQQLDLYGNQFRGNISSWIVDLTSLKYIDLNYNLFEGLSFSLFANHSKLESFQFSCYNEKVDIETENSDWVPLFQLESLVISNCSLNKLSHQLPTFLFHQHSLRELDLSHNGLKGPFPDWLFRNNTRLESAILDHNSFTGHFHLPLCLNSTYVIDVSNNQLNGKLQRNIGEILPNIQYLQLFNNSFTGSLPSSFGNMSLLDTLDVSLNNFSGEVPKDLFVGCSSLSILVLSNNYFDGHLDWVPLFNLSGLYILNINHNQFSGAIPNELPNFVDFSILDVSNNKMSGRIPTWICNSTYYGGILMQNNNFEGQIPCETITSEFLDLSHNLLDGSLPLWSSTRLKHLHLEENNFSGSIPEPFLNMSELWTLDISDNKLSGSIPSAISKTSNLRILLLGGNHLSGNISTQLCQLTNITLMDLSRNLFFGTIPHCFGHTLSFGIFEARYSQRAFGIFFNGSRDPAPYVAVEINFVTKYRLSSYKGDILMYMSGLDLSCNNLTGEIPLELGQLQRIHALNLSHNQLTGSIPKSFSDLTNVESLDLSHNRLSGEIPPQLIELTFLEVFSVAYNNLSGRTPDMKAQFGTFDASSYDGNPFLCGLPLEKNCTGRDDSPTPMHSSDVSDERWYKVDQTVFFTSFSVTYIMFCLGVITVLYINTHWRLWYYNLAEDCMYSCYFSIAISLRKLSAYLYN